In the genome of Thermoanaerobacterium sp. PSU-2, one region contains:
- a CDS encoding DUF47 family protein, with amino-acid sequence MGLFNWLFSKGVDFYKLLQEHSDLALKGVQALALYMTTGKDDDGEKVINIEKEADNKRKELIDELDSTFITPIEREDIYELSSAIDNILDYCETTVKEMEIYELSPTAELREMVDVILRGTELIDKSVYNLDKDKKSAMDYALKAKKLENEMESYYRKYLAELLKNDDIKYILKMREIYRHLSNCADKMDLAGEILGHILVKEI; translated from the coding sequence ATGGGATTGTTTAATTGGCTATTTTCAAAAGGCGTAGATTTTTACAAATTGTTGCAGGAACATTCTGATTTGGCTTTAAAAGGTGTTCAGGCATTGGCTCTATATATGACAACTGGCAAAGATGACGATGGTGAAAAAGTGATAAATATAGAGAAAGAGGCTGACAATAAGAGAAAAGAGCTTATTGATGAGCTTGATAGCACATTTATTACACCTATTGAAAGAGAAGATATATACGAGCTATCCAGTGCCATTGACAATATATTGGATTACTGCGAGACGACAGTAAAAGAAATGGAGATATATGAGCTTAGTCCGACAGCGGAGCTTAGGGAAATGGTGGATGTCATATTGAGAGGTACAGAGCTTATAGATAAAAGTGTTTATAATCTCGATAAAGACAAAAAATCAGCAATGGATTACGCCCTAAAAGCTAAAAAACTTGAAAATGAGATGGAGTCATATTATAGAAAATATCTAGCGGAGCTTTTAAAGAATGATGATATAAAATACATTTTAAAAATGCGGGAAATATACAGACATTTAAGCAATTGCGCCGATAAGATGGACTTGGCAGGAGAGATATTAGGCCATATTCTTGTAAAGGAAATATGA
- a CDS encoding inorganic phosphate transporter: protein MTLFILNAGQGANDAQKGMGLIYILTIGSSLSRSSEFHNMIKVLSAFMISFGLLFGGLRMIKSVGTRIYRVKPFHSFNAQISSLFIVIAAAVFGLPTSGTQIINSSVLGVGARERPTAVRWQFARGMFASWFITIPASFAISSILFLIWKTV from the coding sequence TTGACTCTCTTTATCTTAAATGCCGGCCAAGGCGCTAATGATGCCCAAAAAGGAATGGGTCTTATATATATATTGACTATAGGAAGTAGTCTCTCAAGAAGCAGTGAATTTCATAACATGATTAAGGTTTTATCGGCTTTTATGATATCCTTTGGACTTCTTTTTGGCGGTCTTAGAATGATTAAAAGCGTTGGAACCAGAATATACAGGGTTAAGCCGTTTCACTCTTTTAATGCGCAGATATCGTCCCTATTCATAGTTATAGCTGCTGCAGTATTTGGACTGCCTACAAGTGGAACGCAGATAATCAATTCTTCTGTACTTGGAGTTGGTGCAAGAGAAAGACCTACTGCTGTAAGGTGGCAGTTTGCAAGAGGCATGTTTGCATCTTGGTTTATCACAATACCGGCATCTTTTGCGATATCTTCAATTTTATTTTTGATTTGGAAAACTGTATAA
- a CDS encoding inorganic phosphate transporter, with product MDLHYSLIAFILLYIFITGFHDEGNLIATIISSRSIGIRSAFITASLAQFIGTATLSTTVASTISKDVLKLKYITIAGNDLYIMIFTGLLGAVVWNLITWYIGMPSSSSHALVGGMIGPFIIKYGIDSINIYGILLKVVIPLFLSPVFGFLIGYLVMYSTSRILRSAGVKVNTVLKSFNI from the coding sequence ATGGATTTGCACTATTCTTTAATAGCTTTTATTTTATTATACATCTTTATTACAGGGTTTCACGACGAAGGAAATCTCATAGCTACGATTATTTCGTCAAGATCTATCGGCATAAGAAGTGCCTTCATAACAGCGTCTTTAGCTCAATTTATTGGGACAGCTACATTAAGCACTACAGTCGCATCCACCATAAGCAAAGACGTGCTTAAGCTTAAATACATTACAATTGCTGGCAATGATCTTTATATCATGATATTTACAGGCTTGCTTGGTGCTGTTGTTTGGAATCTTATCACGTGGTATATAGGTATGCCTTCCAGCTCTTCACACGCATTAGTTGGAGGCATGATAGGGCCTTTCATAATTAAATATGGGATTGATTCTATTAACATCTACGGAATATTGCTAAAAGTCGTAATTCCACTTTTTTTATCTCCTGTTTTTGGATTTTTGATAGGGTATTTGGTGATGTATTCCACAAGCCGTATTTTGAGAAGTGCTGGAGTAAAAGTCAATACTGTTTTAAAAAGCTTCAATATTTGA